Genomic segment of Bacteroidota bacterium:
CCTGCAAGAGTTGATACATACTGTGCACTAGCAAAGGTGCTAAGGGCTACAGCGATAATAAGTAGTACTTTTTTCATTTTTATTGTTTATTTGTTTATGTTATTTATTGTATATTAAATTGCTGGAGGTTCATTAAGACAATATTTTCGATACGAAGGTCAATTTCAGAATAGTCAGTTTTTTCAAATTTTTGTGCAGTCACTTTTTCAAATAATTCTAGATATCGCGAAGTAACACTATTAATAAATTCTTCAGTCATTTCAGGTATTTCTTGTCCTTCTAAGCCTTGGAAATTATTTTCAATTAACCATTGGCGTACAAATTCTTTGGAGAGTTGCTTTTGTTCCAAGCCTTTTTGTTGCAGGTCTTCATATTCATTCAAATAAAAATAACGAGAAGAGTCTGGAGTGTGTACCTCGTCTATAAGCATAATTTCTTCGCCCTTCAATCCAAATTCATATTTTGTATCCACCAAAATCAAGCCATTTTTTTGAGCCATGGCATTGCCAAAATCATAAAGTTGTCTGGTATATTTTTCTAATTGATTCCAATGGTCGGCAGTTACAATTCCTTGAGCAATTATTTCATCGGCACTAATATCAGTATCATGTCCTTTATCAGCTTTAATAGTTGGTGTAACAATAGGGGTAGGGAACTTGTCATTCTCTTTCATCCCATCGGGCATCGAACAACCACATATAATACGTTTGCCGCTTTTATATTCACGCCAAGCATGGCCTGCCAAATAACCACGTATTACCATTTCAATTTTGAATGGCTTGCATTGGTGGCCGATAGTGACATTAGGATCGGGCGTTGATATTTTCCAGTTGGGGCAAATATGATTGGTGGCATCTAAAAAATATGCAGCAATTTGATTTAATATTTGTCCTTTGTAGGGGATAGGTTTTGGCAATACATGGTCGAATGCCGAAATGCGGTCGCATGCCACTACCACCAAATATTTGTCGGATATATGATATACATCGCGAACTTTTCCACGGTAAAATTTTTTCTGTCCTGGAAAAAAATAATTCGTAGCTACGAGTGCTTTTGTTGTGGGCATATATATTATAGTTTTTGTGATTAATAGAACTAATTGCTTGGTTCTACATCACCATATAAATCAAATGAATCGGTATGCGTAATTTTAATATTTGCAAAATCTCCGATGCGAATATAGTTGTTTTCTGCGTTAACCAAAATTTCATTGTCTACTTCGG
This window contains:
- a CDS encoding phosphoribosylaminoimidazolesuccinocarboxamide synthase, with protein sequence MPTTKALVATNYFFPGQKKFYRGKVRDVYHISDKYLVVVACDRISAFDHVLPKPIPYKGQILNQIAAYFLDATNHICPNWKISTPDPNVTIGHQCKPFKIEMVIRGYLAGHAWREYKSGKRIICGCSMPDGMKENDKFPTPIVTPTIKADKGHDTDISADEIIAQGIVTADHWNQLEKYTRQLYDFGNAMAQKNGLILVDTKYEFGLKGEEIMLIDEVHTPDSSRYFYLNEYEDLQQKGLEQKQLSKEFVRQWLIENNFQGLEGQEIPEMTEEFINSVTSRYLELFEKVTAQKFEKTDYSEIDLRIENIVLMNLQQFNIQ